Proteins encoded together in one Streptomyces sp. NA04227 window:
- a CDS encoding cell division protein SepF, protein MAGAMRKMAVYLGLVEDDGYDGRGFDPDDEFEPELDPEPERDRRRHEPSHQSHTPSREESVRAVAPPAQREPSAHAVSLPAESGRPARIAPVASITPERQSLEKNAPVIMPKVVSEREPYRITTLHPRTYNEARTIGEHFREGTPVIMNLTEMDDTDAKRLVDFAAGLVFGLHGSIERVTQKVFLLSPANVDVTAEDKARIAEGGFFNQS, encoded by the coding sequence ATGGCCGGCGCGATGCGCAAGATGGCGGTCTACCTCGGCCTCGTGGAGGACGATGGGTACGACGGCAGGGGCTTTGACCCCGACGACGAGTTCGAGCCCGAGCTCGACCCGGAGCCCGAGCGGGACAGACGACGGCACGAGCCGTCGCACCAGTCGCACACCCCCTCGCGGGAGGAGTCGGTGCGCGCGGTGGCGCCGCCCGCGCAGCGCGAACCGTCCGCCCACGCTGTTTCGCTGCCCGCGGAATCAGGACGTCCGGCGCGAATCGCCCCCGTGGCATCCATCACACCCGAACGTCAGAGTCTGGAGAAGAACGCACCGGTGATCATGCCCAAGGTTGTGTCCGAGCGGGAGCCCTACCGCATCACCACTCTGCACCCGCGGACCTACAACGAAGCCCGTACCATCGGGGAACACTTCCGCGAGGGCACTCCGGTGATCATGAATCTGACGGAGATGGACGACACCGACGCGAAGCGACTTGTCGACTTTGCTGCCGGACTCGTGTTCGGTCTTCACGGAAGTATTGAAAGGGTGACTCAGAAGGTCTTCCTGCTCTCGCCTGCTAACGTCGATGTAA
- the pgeF gene encoding peptidoglycan editing factor PgeF: MTAHTRTTSGAHFAFTDRWGGVSATPYEELNLGGAVGDDPAAVLGNRARAAAELGLDAARVVWMRQVHGDTAVTVVGPWAADEELPEADALVTARRGLALAVLTADCTPVLLADPVAGVVAAAHAGRPGMVKGIVPAALRAMTELGAEPARIVARTGPAVCGRCYEVPAAMRAEVAEVEPASYAETSWGTPAVDVTAGVHAQLDRLGVRDLAGSEVCTLESADHFSYRREGATGRLAGYVWLD, encoded by the coding sequence ATAACCGCACACACCCGTACGACGAGTGGCGCGCACTTCGCCTTCACCGACAGGTGGGGCGGGGTGAGCGCCACTCCGTACGAGGAGCTCAATCTCGGCGGCGCGGTCGGTGACGACCCGGCCGCGGTGCTCGGCAACCGCGCACGCGCCGCCGCCGAACTCGGCCTGGACGCCGCCCGGGTGGTCTGGATGCGGCAGGTCCACGGCGACACCGCGGTGACCGTGGTCGGGCCCTGGGCCGCGGACGAGGAGCTCCCGGAGGCGGACGCGCTGGTCACCGCACGCCGTGGACTGGCTCTCGCCGTACTCACCGCGGACTGCACCCCCGTGCTCCTCGCCGACCCGGTCGCGGGTGTGGTGGCCGCGGCGCACGCGGGACGGCCCGGAATGGTCAAGGGAATCGTTCCGGCGGCCCTGCGCGCGATGACCGAACTCGGCGCCGAACCCGCCCGTATCGTCGCCCGCACCGGCCCGGCCGTCTGCGGGAGGTGCTACGAGGTCCCGGCCGCGATGCGCGCCGAGGTGGCCGAGGTCGAGCCCGCCTCGTACGCGGAGACGAGCTGGGGTACGCCCGCCGTCGACGTCACCGCCGGGGTGCACGCGCAACTGGACCGGCTCGGGGTCCGTGACCTCGCCGGGTCCGAGGTCTGCACGCTGGAGTCCGCGGACCATTTCTCGTACCGCCGCGAGGGGGCCACCGGCCGTCTCGCGGGCTATGTGTGGCTGGACTGA
- a CDS encoding YggS family pyridoxal phosphate enzyme yields the protein MNDRRAELASNLAAVEDRITRACAAADRKREEVTLIVVTKTYPASDVRILSELGVRHVAENRDQEAGAKASDCADLPLSWHFVGQLQTNKVRSVVSYADVVQSVDRPRLVTALSKEAVRSGRELDCLVQVALDADFGEAATGVGGGEAGAAGGQGRTGARGGVTPDGIEELASLIDAAEGLRLGGLMTVAPLTGPYAGRQLAAFQRLMEFSTLVRAAHPAANMVSAGMSTDLEQAVAAGATHVRVGTAVLGVRPRLG from the coding sequence ATGAACGACCGCAGGGCCGAACTGGCCTCGAATCTGGCCGCGGTTGAGGACCGCATCACGCGCGCCTGCGCGGCCGCGGACCGCAAGCGGGAAGAGGTGACGCTGATCGTCGTCACCAAGACCTACCCGGCGAGCGATGTGCGGATCTTGTCGGAACTAGGTGTCCGTCACGTGGCCGAGAACCGTGATCAGGAAGCCGGAGCGAAGGCCTCCGACTGTGCGGACCTGCCCCTTTCCTGGCACTTTGTGGGCCAGTTGCAGACCAACAAGGTACGTTCCGTGGTGAGTTACGCGGATGTGGTGCAGTCCGTCGACCGGCCGCGGCTGGTCACGGCGCTGTCCAAGGAGGCCGTGCGCTCCGGGCGCGAACTGGACTGCCTGGTCCAGGTCGCGCTCGACGCGGACTTCGGCGAGGCGGCCACGGGCGTCGGGGGAGGGGAGGCCGGCGCTGCCGGGGGACAGGGGCGGACCGGTGCGCGCGGAGGCGTGACGCCGGACGGAATCGAGGAGTTGGCCTCTCTGATCGACGCGGCCGAGGGTCTGCGACTCGGCGGTCTGATGACCGTCGCGCCGCTCACCGGGCCGTATGCGGGGAGGCAACTGGCGGCGTTCCAGCGGCTGATGGAATTCTCAACCCTTGTGCGCGCGGCCCATCCGGCTGCGAACATGGTTTCAGCGGGGATGAGTACGGACCTCGAGCAGGCCGTTGCGGCCGGGGCGACACATGTACGCGTCGGTACGGCGGTACTCGGAGTCCGACCACGGCTCGGGTAA